In Zingiber officinale cultivar Zhangliang chromosome 8B, Zo_v1.1, whole genome shotgun sequence, a single genomic region encodes these proteins:
- the LOC122013679 gene encoding auxin-induced protein X15-like: MDVLKKWKKLAVVSQKGLKNNWVPKGSLAVCVGPELKRYVIPTCYLHHEAFGVLLRGAEEEYGFAQAGVLRIPCSIAEFERVLVRVERKEGLCYGSLEFQTQLANLHDK; encoded by the exons ATGGATGTGCTTAAGAAGTGGAAGAAGCTTGCTGTTGTGTCCCAGAAAGGCCTGAAGAACAATTGGGTGCCCAAGGGGTCCCTTGCTGTGTGTGTAGGACCTGAGCTGAAGAGGTATGTGATCCCTACGTGCTACTTGCACCATGAGGCCTTTGGGGTCCTGCTCCGAGGAGCAGAGGAGGAGTACGGATTCGCGCAGGCAGGCGTGCTAAGGATACCCTGCAGCATCGCAGAGTTCGAGAGAGTTCTCGTGAGGGTGGAGAGGAAGGAAGGACTCTGCTATGGGAGTCTGGAGTTTCAGACACAGTTGGCTAATCTCCATGACAA GTAG
- the LOC122017821 gene encoding WRKY transcription factor WRKY51-like, producing the protein MAVDLMSYGKAEEQISIQEAGAAGLRSMEHLILRLSDCRSQQQLDCGEIADVTVSNFKKFISVLNRTGHARFRRGPTAPHLTAAEPKQVSAMAETLILSPVPLRTKPPRHSLPPSPLPTQTRTLDFTKPIHVSASEASPRSRYNKECFNISATALFVSFVTGDGSLRNSRTSAATSLILSPSVSAGKPLISFSTLDRRCHEHAHAHSEHIDGKYAVPSEQCHCSKRSKSRLKRMIRVPAVSAKVSDIPTDQYSWRKYGQKPIKGSLYPRGYYKCNTLRGCPARKQVERAREDPSMLIVTYEGEHLHTAVGAADSVI; encoded by the exons ATGGCGGTCGATCTGATGAGCTACGGCAAGGCGGAGGAGCAGATCTCCATTCAGGAAGCCGGCGCCGCAGGACTCCGCTCCATGGAGCACCTCATCCTCCGCCTCTCCGACTGTCGATCACAGCAGCAGCTAGACTGCGGCGAGATCGCCGACGTCACCGTGTCCAATTTCAAGAAGTTCATCTCCGTTCTCAACCGAACTGGGCACGCCCGATTCCGCCGCGGTCCTACCGCGCCGCACCTGACGGCGGCAGAGCCGAAGCAGGTTAGTGCTATGGCGGAAACCCTGATCCTCTCCCCCGTACCTCTCCGGACCAAGCCTCCCCGGCATTCCCTGCCGCCTTCGCCGCTGCCTACCCAGACACGGACCCTCGACTTCACCAAGCCGATTCACGTCTCGGCGAGCGAGGCGTCGCCGCGGAGCCGGTACAACAAAGAGTGTTTCAACATCTCGGCGACCGCTTTGTTTGTGTCTTTCGTCACCGGTGACGGCAGCCTGCGGAACAGCAGGACCAGTGCTGCGACATCCCTCATCCTCTCCCCGTCCGTTTCCGCTGGCAAGCCGCTGATCTCCTTCTCAACGCTCGATCGACGGTGCCACGAGCATGCTCACGCACACTCGGAGCATATCGACGGTAAGTACGCCGTTCCCAGCGAGCAATGCCACTGCTCCAAGAGAAG TAAATCTCGCCTCAAGCGGATGATCCGCGTGCCGGCAGTGAGCGCGAAGGTTTCTGACATTCCCACTGACCAGTATTCGTGGCGCAAGTACGGCCAGAAGCCGATCAAGGGCTCCCTTTACCCCAG GGGCTACTACAAGTGCAACACCCTACGCGGTTGCCCAGCCAGGAAGCAGGTGGAGCGGGCACGCGAAGACCCTTCGATGTTGATCGTAACGTACGAGGGGGAGCACCTCCATACGGCGGTCGGCGCCGCCGACTCTGTCATCTGA
- the LOC122015090 gene encoding uncharacterized protein LOC122015090 isoform X2 has protein sequence MVMVMPALVSDEAASYPLDLENLKMDLDWDDVSCSICLNFPHNGVLLHCSSYEKGCRPFICDTDQNHSNCLERFKNAYRIPAAIKDTSTDGVTIICFQGVSASTGNQPTCPLCRGAVTGWLIIDKARVSLNMKERCCEEKHCAYTGNFFELQKHAKVRHPYSCPSKIDPARKLDWENFQQSSEIIDVLSTIHAEAPHAVVLGDYVIEYGDSEAGDEYIGVRRNRGRWWSSLLSCRLIPRFGCLRTRRRSSHGDDRSRHGSIADVSYIGEAFSSLDVREYRFAETDDGVVQTGVSTAPSLVIPGHYRYGPREIHQLQYDR, from the exons ATGGTGATGGTGATGCCTGCATTAGTTTCCGACGAAGCAGCTTCTTACCCTTTGGACTTAGAGAATCTGAAAATGGATTTGGATTGGGATGATGTATCATGTTCGATCTGTTTGAACTTCCCTCACAATGGTGTGCTACTTCATTGCTCCTCGTACGAGAAGGGTTGCCGTCCATTCATTTGCGATACTGATCAAAATCACTCTAATTGTCTCGAACGGTTCAAGAATGCATATAGAATTCCTGCAGCTATAAAAGATACTTCCACAGATGGGGTCACTATTATCTGCTTTCAAGGGGTATCAGCAAGTACCGGCAACCAACCAACCTGCCCACTGTGCAGGGGTGCTGTAACTGGGTGGCTCATCATCGACAAGGCCCGGGTCTCCTTAAACATGAAGGAACGATGTTGTGAAGAGAAACATTGTGCATATACGGGCAACTTTTTTGAGCTCCAAAAGCATGCTAAAGTAAGACACCCATATTCATGCCCTTCTAAAATCGATCCTGCACGAAAATTGGACTGGGAAAATTTCCAGCAATCATCAGAGATCATAGATGTCTTGAGCACTATACATGCAGAAGCACCACACGCAGTCGTATTGGGGGACTATGTCATCGAATATGGAGATTCAGAAGCTGGTGATGAGTATATAGGTGTTAGGAGGAACAGAGGCCGTTGGTGGAGCTCTCTCTTATCTTGTAGATTGATTCCAAGATTTGGGTGTTTAAGAACTCGGCGGAGATCCTCCCATGGTGATGATCGGAGCAGACATGGGTCTATCGCCGATGTTTCATACATAGGAGAAGCATTTTCATCCCTTGACGTAAGAGAGTACAGATTTGCTGAAACTGATGATGGAGTTGTCCAAACAGGTGTCAGTACTGCCCCGTCTTTGGTGATTCCTGGCCACTACAG ATACGGGCCACGTGAGATACACCAGTTGCAATACGATCGATGA
- the LOC122015090 gene encoding uncharacterized protein LOC122015090 isoform X1, translated as MVMVMPALVSDEAASYPLDLENLKMDLDWDDVSCSICLNFPHNGVLLHCSSYEKGCRPFICDTDQNHSNCLERFKNAYRIPAAIKDTSTDGVTIICFQGVSASTGNQPTCPLCRGAVTGWLIIDKARVSLNMKERCCEEKHCAYTGNFFELQKHAKVRHPYSCPSKIDPARKLDWENFQQSSEIIDVLSTIHAEAPHAVVLGDYVIEYGDSEAGDEYIGVRRNRGRWWSSLLSCRLIPRFGCLRTRRRSSHGDDRSRHGSIADVSYIGEAFSSLDVREYRFAETDDGVVQTGVSTAPSLVIPGHYRWEFSCRFIFNFDIFITGNLLSYRIIQLEN; from the coding sequence ATGGTGATGGTGATGCCTGCATTAGTTTCCGACGAAGCAGCTTCTTACCCTTTGGACTTAGAGAATCTGAAAATGGATTTGGATTGGGATGATGTATCATGTTCGATCTGTTTGAACTTCCCTCACAATGGTGTGCTACTTCATTGCTCCTCGTACGAGAAGGGTTGCCGTCCATTCATTTGCGATACTGATCAAAATCACTCTAATTGTCTCGAACGGTTCAAGAATGCATATAGAATTCCTGCAGCTATAAAAGATACTTCCACAGATGGGGTCACTATTATCTGCTTTCAAGGGGTATCAGCAAGTACCGGCAACCAACCAACCTGCCCACTGTGCAGGGGTGCTGTAACTGGGTGGCTCATCATCGACAAGGCCCGGGTCTCCTTAAACATGAAGGAACGATGTTGTGAAGAGAAACATTGTGCATATACGGGCAACTTTTTTGAGCTCCAAAAGCATGCTAAAGTAAGACACCCATATTCATGCCCTTCTAAAATCGATCCTGCACGAAAATTGGACTGGGAAAATTTCCAGCAATCATCAGAGATCATAGATGTCTTGAGCACTATACATGCAGAAGCACCACACGCAGTCGTATTGGGGGACTATGTCATCGAATATGGAGATTCAGAAGCTGGTGATGAGTATATAGGTGTTAGGAGGAACAGAGGCCGTTGGTGGAGCTCTCTCTTATCTTGTAGATTGATTCCAAGATTTGGGTGTTTAAGAACTCGGCGGAGATCCTCCCATGGTGATGATCGGAGCAGACATGGGTCTATCGCCGATGTTTCATACATAGGAGAAGCATTTTCATCCCTTGACGTAAGAGAGTACAGATTTGCTGAAACTGATGATGGAGTTGTCCAAACAGGTGTCAGTACTGCCCCGTCTTTGGTGATTCCTGGCCACTACAGGTGGGAGTTTTCTTGTCGATTCATATTTAATTTCGACATCTTTATTACTGGTAATCTTCTATCCTATAGGATCATTCAGCTGGAGAATTGA
- the LOC122015089 gene encoding AAA-ATPase At5g57480-like, producing MEFWTSLASLMGVFAFCQSILHALLPPELRFAATTVLQRAFLCFSSYCYYDITETDGMSTNELYHSVQLYLSRSASVAATHLSLSRGLNSSAFTFGLSSHDRLVDTFRGATATWEHVVTQRQAQTFSWRPLPEEKRSFTLRIKKKDKPLFVPAYLDHIMDTATELRRRSQDRLLYTNSRGSAGGMESRGFPWESVPFKHPSTFETLAMDPERKQLIMADLRDFAEGKAFYEKTGRAWKRGYLLYGPPGTGKSSMIAAMANFLGYDVYDLELTEVSTNSELRKLLMKTTSKSIIVIEDIDCSINLTNRGPKKSPTPLIDPPSTEDPNVAVAPAAAPKTITLSGLLNFTDGLWSCCGSERIFVFTTNHVEKLDSALLRSGRMDMHILMGYCSFPALKILMKNYLGLEDGELDEKSDLWAGLAAAIDEAEITPADVSEILIKNRRREKPAAAAELLEVLKARVEKRRKEGGKISSGEGVEVEEEEKRALDSPKESGQDTESDGGKEAVAAAAAL from the coding sequence ATGGAGTTTTGGACCTCGCTGGCGTCGCTGATGGGGGTGTTCGCCTTCTGCCAGAGCATCCTCCACGCGTTGTTGCCGCCGGAGTTGCGGTTCGCGGCGACGACGGTCTTGCAGCGCGCGTTCCTCTGCTTCTCGAGTTACTGCTACTACGACATCACGGAGACGGATGGCATGAGCACCAACGAGCTGTACCACTCGGTGCAGTTGTACCTCAGCCGCTCCGCGTCCGTCGCCGCCACGCACCTCAGCCTCTCCCGCGGCCTCAACTCCTCCGCCTTCACCTTCGGGCTCAGCAGTCACGACCGGCTGGTGGACACCTTCCGCGGCGCCACTGCCACGTGGGAGCACGTCGTGACGCAGAGGCAGGCGCAGACGTTCTCGTGGCGGCCGCTGCCGGAGGAGAAGCGCAGCTTCACGCTCCGGATTAAGAAGAAGGATAAACCCCTGTTCGTCCCGGCCTACCTCGACCACATCATGGACACCGCCACCGAGCTCCGCCGCCGGAGCCAGGACCGCCTCCTCTACACCAACTCCCGCGGCAGCGCCGGGGGCATGGAGTCCCGCGGCTTCCCATGGGAGTCCGTCCCCTTCAAGCACCCTAGCACCTTCGAAACCCTAGCTATGGATCCGGAGCGGAAGCAGCTCATCATGGCCGACCTCAGGGACTTCGCCGAGGGCAAGGCCTTCTACGAGAAGACCGGTCGCGCGTGGAAGCGCGGATACCTGCTCTACGGTCCGCCGGGAACCGGTAAGTCCAGCATGATCGCCGCCATGGCCAATTTCCTTGGGTACGACGTCTACGACCTCGAGCTCACTGAAGTCAGCACCAACTCGGAGCTCCGCAAGCTCCTCATGAAGACCACTTCCAAATCCATCATCGTCATTGAGGACATCGATTGCTCGATAAACCTCACCAATCGAGGCCCCAAAAAGTCACCGACCCCGCTGATCGATCCGCCGTCGACGGAGGATCCCAATGTCGCCGTCGCCCCCGCTGCCGCACCCAAGACGATAACTTTATCCGGGCTCCTTAACTTCACCGACGGATTGTGGTCGTGCTGCGGCAGCGAGCGGATCTTCGTGTTCACCACCAACCACGTCGAGAAACTCGACTCGGCGCTGCTCCGATCAGGGAGAATGGACATGCACATACTGATGGGTTACTGCTCGTTCCCGGCGCTCAAGATCCTGATGAAGAACTACCTAGGGTTAGAGGACGGCGAACTCGACGAAAAATCCGACCTTTGGGCCGGATTGGCGGCGGCCATCGACGAGGCCGAGATAACTCCGGCGGACGTCAGCGAGATCCTGATAAAGAACCGGCGGCGGGAGAAGCCCGCGGCGGCGGCGGAGCTTCTGGAGGTCCTCAAGGCCCGggtggagaagaggaggaaggagggAGGGAAAATTAGTTCCGGCGAGGGCgtggaggtggaggaggaggagaagagagcaTTGGACAGCCCCAAAGAGAGCGGCCAAGACACCGAGAGTGACGGTGGGAAAGAGgcagtggcggcggcggcggcgttaTGA